A region from the Paenarthrobacter aurescens genome encodes:
- a CDS encoding ABC transporter substrate-binding protein has translation MKFKAPKWLSVAPVAAALVISLAACGGGTSEPSGSPTDALAGSDQKSLDTFTTADVTPLDQIDKSKLGLITDGTLRVGTLSDAPPNIFIDPSGKFTGYDNELLRAIGDKLGLKVEFASTDFSALLSQVGNKQFDVGSSSISTTDARRKTVGFTNGYDFGYMAIVTKNDSKVTGFADVKEGLRVGVVQGTVQDDYMTNTLKIEPVRFPDYNTVYGNVKNGQIDAWVAPSQQAEGQVKEGDNTKIAEKVVNTQNFTAYAVNKDNQPLIDALNSGLDAVIADGTWAKLTAEWYKDRPTAAEQTPQGWKPGSKAVQLPAK, from the coding sequence ATGAAATTCAAAGCCCCTAAGTGGCTGTCTGTTGCCCCCGTGGCCGCAGCCCTGGTGATTTCCCTGGCAGCATGCGGCGGAGGAACCTCCGAGCCCAGCGGCTCCCCCACCGATGCGCTGGCCGGCAGCGACCAGAAGTCGTTGGACACGTTTACCACCGCCGACGTGACTCCGCTGGATCAGATCGACAAGTCCAAGCTGGGCCTGATCACCGACGGCACCCTCCGCGTAGGCACCCTCTCCGATGCCCCGCCAAACATCTTCATTGATCCTTCCGGCAAGTTCACTGGATACGACAACGAGCTCCTGCGTGCCATTGGCGACAAGCTGGGCCTCAAGGTTGAATTCGCGTCTACTGACTTCTCGGCGCTCCTTTCCCAGGTGGGCAACAAGCAGTTCGACGTCGGATCCTCCTCGATCTCCACCACGGACGCCCGTCGCAAGACGGTGGGCTTCACCAACGGCTACGACTTCGGCTACATGGCCATTGTGACCAAGAACGATTCCAAGGTCACCGGCTTCGCTGACGTGAAGGAAGGCCTCCGCGTCGGCGTCGTCCAGGGCACCGTCCAGGACGACTACATGACCAACACGCTCAAGATCGAGCCGGTCCGTTTCCCTGACTACAACACGGTCTACGGCAACGTGAAGAACGGCCAGATCGACGCTTGGGTTGCTCCTTCCCAGCAGGCCGAAGGCCAGGTCAAGGAAGGCGACAACACCAAGATCGCCGAGAAGGTTGTCAACACCCAGAACTTCACTGCATACGCCGTGAACAAGGACAACCAGCCGCTGATCGACGCCCTGAACTCCGGCCTGGATGCCGTAATCGCTGACGGCACGTGGGCCAAGCTCACGGCTGAGTGGTACAAGGACCGTCCCACTGCCGCCGAGCAGACTCCCCAGGGCTGGAAGCCGGGCAGCAAGGCCGTCCAGCTCCCCGCCAAGTAA
- a CDS encoding amino acid ABC transporter permease gives MDILNQLAETFFDWEAMGEVIPKMFAVGLPNTIVLAVVSGIIGTALGMLLALMGISRNAAARWVARIYTDILRGLPPVLTILVIGFGFGPIIRELTGSTSPYPMAIAALSLMSGAYIGEIFRSGIQSVDKGQLEATRALGFSYGSSMRLVVVPQGIRRVLPALVNQFIALIKESSLVFMLGLLASEREIFQIGKDFAANSGNLSPYVAAAIFYLALTIPLTHFVNFIDARMRAGRPEKKEPDEAAAVVGKGAQA, from the coding sequence ATGGATATCCTCAATCAACTAGCCGAGACCTTCTTTGACTGGGAGGCAATGGGCGAAGTCATCCCCAAGATGTTCGCCGTCGGTCTGCCCAACACCATCGTCCTGGCTGTCGTCTCGGGCATCATCGGGACCGCTCTCGGGATGCTGCTTGCCCTGATGGGGATTTCCCGGAACGCAGCAGCACGGTGGGTAGCCCGCATCTACACGGACATTCTCCGCGGGCTTCCTCCGGTGCTGACCATCCTGGTGATCGGTTTCGGATTCGGCCCGATCATTCGTGAATTAACGGGTTCCACGAGCCCGTACCCCATGGCAATCGCAGCATTGTCGTTGATGTCCGGCGCGTACATCGGTGAGATCTTCCGGTCCGGCATACAGAGCGTGGATAAAGGCCAGCTCGAGGCCACCCGTGCGTTGGGTTTCAGCTACGGTTCCTCTATGCGCCTGGTGGTAGTGCCCCAAGGCATCCGGCGGGTACTTCCTGCGCTGGTCAACCAGTTCATTGCATTGATCAAGGAATCGTCACTGGTGTTCATGCTTGGCCTCCTGGCATCCGAGCGTGAAATCTTCCAGATCGGCAAGGACTTTGCAGCCAACAGCGGAAACCTGTCCCCGTACGTGGCAGCAGCCATCTTCTACTTGGCATTGACCATTCCCCTCACGCACTTTGTGAACTTCATTGACGCCCGCATGCGCGCTGGACGCCCAGAGAAGAAGGAACCGGACGAGGCTGCGGCCGTTGTTGGAAAAGGAGCGCAGGCATGA
- a CDS encoding amino acid ABC transporter ATP-binding protein, protein MSEFASGTLTAKNIHLSFGSNHVLRGIDLHVEKGTTASVIGPSGSGKSTLLRVMNRLIEPDQGDILLDGRSVLKDNPDELRRRIGMVFQQFNLFPHKTVAENISLALRKLRGMSKEQARDEALAQLDLVGLKHKADSRPANLSGGQQQRVAIARALAMKPEVMFFDEATSALDPELVKGVLALMTDLAQGGMTMVVVTHEMGFSRNVSDIVTFMDAGVVVESGPPEQLFTNPQTERLQGFLSDVL, encoded by the coding sequence ATGAGTGAATTCGCATCAGGCACGTTGACGGCGAAGAACATCCACCTGTCCTTCGGCAGCAACCATGTTCTCAGGGGCATCGACCTCCACGTCGAGAAGGGCACCACGGCCTCCGTGATCGGCCCCTCAGGCTCCGGCAAGTCAACGCTCCTCCGGGTCATGAACCGGCTCATCGAGCCGGACCAGGGCGACATCCTGCTGGATGGGCGTTCGGTGCTCAAAGACAACCCGGATGAACTGCGGCGGCGGATCGGCATGGTCTTCCAGCAGTTCAACCTCTTCCCGCACAAGACGGTGGCTGAGAACATCTCCTTGGCGCTGCGCAAACTCCGTGGCATGTCCAAGGAACAAGCCCGCGACGAAGCCCTCGCTCAACTGGACCTTGTGGGTTTGAAGCACAAAGCTGACTCGCGTCCTGCCAACCTTTCCGGTGGCCAGCAGCAGCGCGTGGCGATTGCCCGTGCGCTTGCCATGAAGCCTGAAGTGATGTTCTTTGACGAAGCTACGTCCGCGCTGGACCCTGAACTGGTCAAGGGTGTCCTTGCCCTCATGACTGATCTGGCCCAGGGAGGAATGACCATGGTTGTGGTGACTCACGAAATGGGCTTCTCCCGCAACGTCTCTGACATTGTCACCTTCATGGATGCCGGCGTAGTGGTTGAATCCGGTCCTCCTGAGCAACTGTTCACCAACCCGCAAACAGAACGCCTTCAGGGCTTCCTGTCGGACGTTCTCTAG
- a CDS encoding glycoside hydrolase family 3 N-terminal domain-containing protein produces MRNCPSVASISLSIATAGALLATATACSSGTPNSSQASSEPQSTVTSSSPSGSSTPTTQRTSPEASAAPSVPPAPAPTTRSAAEQQLAALSLEQRVGQLFMVAAKATGAEPATLQALTKYHAGNVYLSGRSKAGTGPTAGVVSSLTSTVSADTTGGVPLFVATDQEGGYVQVLSGQGFSTIPTALVQASSGAAKLRTDAAAWGKELRSVGVNVNLAPVLDTVTSPEFAPSNAPIGHFQREYGYDPGTVSLLGNAFADGMKDAGVAPVVKHFPGLGRVVPNTDVSKDVRDTTTTRDDPALKPFQAAITSGAQWVMVSNAYYDKIDPANIAPFSPMVMDTMLRSDAGFKGIVLSDDLCSAAQLEAWSDADRALNFFGAGGTMLVCANPASIPAMHQAVVQKAVADPAFRAKVDAAALTVLRVKAGQ; encoded by the coding sequence ATGCGCAATTGTCCATCCGTTGCATCGATCAGTCTCAGCATCGCCACTGCGGGAGCCCTGCTGGCCACGGCTACCGCATGTTCCAGCGGCACTCCGAACTCCAGCCAAGCGTCATCGGAACCGCAATCAACGGTTACGTCCTCTTCGCCCTCAGGATCATCAACCCCCACTACCCAACGCACGTCACCCGAAGCATCCGCAGCGCCTTCCGTCCCGCCTGCACCTGCACCGACTACCCGGTCAGCGGCCGAGCAGCAACTCGCCGCGCTCAGCCTGGAGCAGCGCGTGGGTCAGCTGTTCATGGTGGCAGCCAAGGCAACCGGCGCCGAGCCGGCAACCTTGCAAGCACTCACCAAGTATCACGCCGGAAATGTCTATCTCAGTGGGCGCAGCAAAGCCGGAACGGGACCCACAGCCGGCGTCGTATCTTCTCTGACCAGCACAGTTTCCGCTGATACAACGGGAGGGGTGCCCCTTTTTGTAGCAACGGACCAAGAAGGCGGCTACGTCCAGGTGCTGTCCGGCCAAGGTTTTTCCACGATTCCTACTGCCTTGGTGCAGGCGTCTTCCGGTGCCGCAAAGCTTCGCACAGACGCAGCGGCGTGGGGTAAGGAACTCCGCAGTGTGGGCGTCAATGTAAACCTCGCACCGGTCCTGGATACAGTAACCAGTCCGGAATTTGCGCCGTCCAATGCCCCGATCGGCCACTTTCAGCGGGAGTACGGCTATGACCCGGGCACCGTCTCGCTCTTGGGCAACGCTTTTGCGGACGGGATGAAAGACGCCGGCGTGGCCCCCGTGGTTAAGCACTTCCCGGGCTTGGGCAGGGTTGTTCCCAACACTGACGTCAGCAAGGATGTTCGAGACACAACCACCACAAGGGATGATCCTGCGCTGAAGCCTTTCCAAGCAGCGATCACCTCCGGCGCCCAATGGGTGATGGTCTCCAATGCTTACTACGACAAAATCGACCCCGCGAATATTGCACCGTTCTCACCGATGGTGATGGACACCATGCTGCGCTCTGACGCCGGATTCAAGGGGATCGTTCTCTCCGATGACCTCTGCAGTGCCGCTCAGTTGGAAGCCTGGTCCGATGCAGACCGGGCACTGAACTTCTTTGGCGCGGGTGGAACAATGCTGGTGTGCGCCAACCCCGCAAGCATTCCGGCCATGCACCAAGCAGTGGTGCAGAAGGCTGTGGCGGACCCGGCCTTCCGGGCAAAGGTGGATGCCGCAGCGCTTACGGTACTGCGGGTGAAAGCCGGTCAGTAG
- the hemL gene encoding glutamate-1-semialdehyde 2,1-aminomutase — translation MTSNTPVSDQLFDRARSLMPGGVNSPVRAFGSVGGTPKFMVSAKGAYLTDADGKEYVDLVCSWGPALLGHAHPAVLDAVHAAVDRGLSFGASTPDEANLAAIVKDRVSAVERLRMVSTGTEATMTAVRLARGFTGRNLIIKFAGCYHGHLDGLLAAAGSGVATLALPGSAGVTEATAAETLVLPYNDLAAVEAAFAAHGQNIAAVITEAAPANMGVVTPGEGFNAGLSRITREHGALLILDEVLTGFRTGYAGYWGLTGRQEGWAPDLLTFGKVIGGGMPTAALGGRADVMDYLAPVGPVYQAGTLSGNPVAMAAGVATLSNATPEVYAYVDARSLELSAALSAALDAAGVDHSIQRAGNLFSVAFGTSAHGVHNYDDAQRQESFRYAPFFHSMLDSGVYLPPSVFEAWFLSAAHDDAAMNRIFDALPAAAKAAAGATA, via the coding sequence ATGACTTCAAACACCCCCGTGTCCGATCAACTCTTCGACCGCGCCCGGTCCCTGATGCCCGGTGGCGTGAACTCGCCGGTGCGGGCCTTCGGCTCGGTTGGCGGTACTCCGAAGTTCATGGTTTCGGCCAAGGGCGCCTACCTGACGGACGCGGACGGCAAGGAATATGTGGACCTCGTTTGCTCGTGGGGGCCGGCATTGTTGGGGCACGCGCATCCTGCCGTGCTCGACGCCGTCCATGCAGCCGTGGATCGTGGACTTTCCTTCGGCGCTTCCACGCCTGATGAAGCCAACCTGGCCGCGATCGTCAAGGACAGGGTGTCCGCGGTCGAACGCCTGCGCATGGTCTCCACCGGAACCGAAGCCACCATGACCGCAGTCCGCTTGGCCCGCGGATTCACCGGCCGCAACCTGATCATCAAGTTCGCCGGCTGCTACCACGGGCACCTTGACGGACTGCTGGCAGCAGCGGGCTCGGGAGTTGCAACCCTGGCATTGCCCGGATCGGCCGGTGTCACAGAAGCTACCGCCGCCGAAACCCTCGTCCTGCCTTACAACGATCTCGCCGCCGTCGAGGCTGCTTTCGCTGCCCACGGTCAGAACATCGCTGCCGTCATCACCGAAGCCGCACCGGCCAACATGGGAGTTGTCACCCCGGGGGAGGGCTTCAACGCAGGCCTGTCCCGCATTACCAGGGAACACGGTGCCCTTCTCATCCTGGACGAAGTCCTCACCGGCTTCCGCACGGGCTACGCCGGCTACTGGGGCCTGACCGGTCGCCAGGAAGGCTGGGCTCCGGACCTGCTCACCTTCGGCAAGGTCATTGGCGGAGGAATGCCGACGGCGGCGCTGGGCGGCCGCGCCGACGTCATGGATTACCTCGCTCCCGTGGGACCGGTCTACCAGGCCGGTACGCTGTCCGGAAACCCGGTGGCCATGGCGGCAGGTGTGGCAACGCTGAGTAACGCAACTCCGGAGGTCTACGCCTACGTTGATGCCCGCTCGCTGGAGCTCTCCGCTGCGCTTTCCGCTGCCCTGGACGCCGCAGGTGTTGACCACTCCATCCAGCGCGCAGGAAATCTGTTCTCCGTCGCCTTTGGCACCTCTGCCCACGGTGTACACAATTACGACGACGCCCAGCGGCAGGAGAGCTTCCGGTACGCCCCGTTCTTCCACTCCATGCTGGACTCCGGGGTTTACCTGCCGCCGTCTGTCTTTGAGGCCTGGTTCCTCTCCGCAGCCCATGATGACGCAGCCATGAACCGGATCTTTGACGCCCTTCCGGCGGCCGCGAAGGCCGCAGCGGGCGCCACGGCCTAG
- a CDS encoding LLM class flavin-dependent oxidoreductase — protein sequence MSSVPVDSAAAPESGAPSDPAAPVSAHEILLGLNTFGDAGVDEDGNPKEHARVLRELLQEAKLADAVGIHAFGVGEHHRRDFAVSAPEVFLAAAAAVTSRIRLGSAVTVLSSDDPIRVFQRFATVDALSNGRAEVMLGRGSFVESFPLFGLDLADYEVLFEEKLELFDQVRAQKPVHWEGRTRANVNGLQVYPHLQHHLLPAWIGVGGTPESVLRCAQYGYPIIFAIIGGEPRRFAPLVNLYREAMAKYSHPMRQIATHSPGFIADTDEAAREELFPHWLEQRNRIGAERGWGPGNRREFDTMCGPEGALYVGSPETVAQKIALLKRNLGVDRFDLKYSNGTLPHQSMMRCIELYGTEVAPRVAELLAAH from the coding sequence ATGTCCTCTGTTCCCGTTGATTCCGCTGCCGCACCAGAATCCGGTGCCCCCTCGGACCCCGCCGCGCCAGTTTCGGCACATGAAATCCTGCTCGGCCTGAACACATTCGGTGATGCCGGGGTGGATGAAGACGGGAACCCCAAAGAGCATGCGCGAGTACTGCGTGAGCTGCTCCAGGAAGCAAAGCTGGCTGACGCCGTCGGAATCCATGCTTTCGGTGTGGGAGAACATCACCGGCGCGATTTCGCTGTTTCGGCGCCCGAAGTCTTCCTGGCAGCGGCGGCTGCAGTGACCTCCCGCATTCGGCTGGGGTCCGCTGTCACCGTGCTCAGCTCCGATGATCCCATCCGGGTATTCCAGCGATTCGCAACTGTGGACGCATTGTCCAACGGCCGGGCCGAGGTCATGCTGGGCCGGGGTTCGTTCGTGGAGTCGTTCCCGCTCTTTGGCTTGGATCTGGCCGACTACGAGGTCCTGTTCGAGGAAAAACTGGAACTCTTCGATCAGGTCCGTGCGCAGAAACCCGTTCATTGGGAAGGGCGGACGCGGGCAAACGTCAATGGGTTGCAGGTATACCCCCACCTGCAGCACCACCTGCTTCCGGCCTGGATCGGTGTAGGCGGCACTCCTGAGTCTGTATTGCGTTGCGCCCAGTACGGCTACCCCATCATCTTCGCCATCATTGGGGGAGAGCCTCGCCGCTTTGCGCCGCTGGTCAACCTGTACCGTGAGGCAATGGCGAAGTACAGCCATCCCATGCGCCAGATCGCAACCCACTCACCTGGTTTCATTGCTGACACGGACGAGGCTGCCCGCGAGGAGCTTTTCCCGCACTGGCTGGAGCAGCGCAACAGGATCGGTGCTGAACGTGGATGGGGTCCGGGGAACCGAAGAGAGTTCGATACCATGTGCGGCCCTGAAGGTGCCCTCTACGTTGGCTCTCCGGAGACCGTGGCGCAGAAAATCGCGTTGCTCAAGCGAAATCTCGGCGTGGATCGCTTCGACCTCAAATACAGCAATGGAACTCTGCCGCATCAATCCATGATGCGTTGCATTGAGCTGTACGGCACCGAGGTGGCCCCCAGGGTTGCCGAGCTGCTGGCCGCACATTAG
- the hemB gene encoding porphobilinogen synthase, with product MSFPNHRPRRLRTTPAMRRLTAENRLAPADLILPAFIREGLTEPSPISSMPGVVQHTTESLKRAAAEAVELGVGGIMLFGVPAVRDAQGTASLDPEGVLNKAIRDVKAEVGDDLVIMGDVCLDEFTDHGHCGVLDSEGYVDNDATLEIYGRMAVAQADAGAHVLGPSGMMDGQIAVIRQALEESGHKNTAVLAYAAKYASAFYGPFREAVDSQLKGDRRTYQMDAANRREAILEVELDLEEGADMVMVKPAMSYLDILADVAAMSPVPVSAYQISGEYAMIEAAAANGWIDRRGAITESVLGIKRAGADTVLTYWASELAGWLKES from the coding sequence ATGAGCTTTCCGAACCATCGTCCCCGCCGCTTGCGCACAACTCCGGCCATGCGCAGGCTCACCGCCGAGAACCGCTTGGCGCCAGCGGACCTGATCCTCCCGGCGTTCATCCGCGAAGGACTCACCGAGCCCAGTCCCATCAGCTCCATGCCCGGCGTCGTCCAGCACACCACCGAATCCTTGAAACGGGCTGCAGCAGAAGCGGTGGAGTTGGGTGTGGGCGGCATCATGCTGTTCGGTGTGCCCGCCGTCCGTGACGCCCAGGGCACCGCTTCGTTGGATCCCGAAGGTGTCCTGAACAAAGCCATCCGCGACGTCAAAGCCGAGGTAGGCGATGACCTGGTCATCATGGGCGACGTTTGCCTGGACGAGTTCACCGACCACGGACACTGCGGGGTCCTCGACTCAGAGGGCTACGTGGACAACGACGCCACACTGGAAATTTATGGGCGGATGGCTGTTGCCCAAGCCGACGCCGGAGCCCACGTCCTGGGGCCCTCCGGGATGATGGACGGGCAGATCGCGGTCATCCGCCAGGCGCTGGAGGAATCCGGTCACAAGAACACAGCAGTTCTTGCCTACGCAGCCAAGTACGCGTCAGCGTTCTACGGCCCCTTCCGTGAAGCCGTGGATTCCCAGCTCAAAGGTGATCGCCGGACCTACCAGATGGACGCGGCCAACCGCAGGGAAGCCATTTTGGAAGTTGAGCTGGACCTGGAAGAAGGCGCGGACATGGTGATGGTCAAGCCCGCCATGAGCTACCTGGACATCCTGGCCGACGTCGCGGCCATGAGTCCAGTGCCGGTCTCGGCCTACCAAATCTCCGGTGAGTACGCCATGATCGAAGCGGCCGCCGCAAACGGCTGGATCGACAGGCGGGGTGCCATCACCGAATCCGTCCTCGGCATCAAGCGTGCCGGAGCCGATACTGTCCTGACCTACTGGGCCTCCGAACTGGCAGGCTGGCTGAAGGAGTCCTGA
- a CDS encoding uroporphyrinogen-III synthase — MNGLTGRRVLITRSADRARPLASLLRNRGATPLVLPLIDFEMTPDQAPLDAALNGLRAGDFNWLVISSITTVRVLLEKAAQRGVVLTDLVPPGTKVATIGSSSRQVLESVGLTVALAPADVQSAEGLLAVWDTSAERVFLPQADIAAPGLREGLTAKGAKVTSVVAYRTVDYPARAELRLTADLPSGVVMSDADASPILSVEETRAALDSENLDAMVAASPSAARRIAATLLPLGSCRLIAIGRPTAAEATRLGLTVAATAKEPTPDGIVAALESVFANEGNTQ; from the coding sequence ATGAACGGATTGACCGGTCGGCGTGTCCTGATCACCAGGAGCGCCGACCGTGCACGGCCGTTGGCGTCGCTCCTGCGTAACCGGGGGGCCACGCCGTTGGTGCTTCCGCTCATCGATTTTGAAATGACCCCGGATCAGGCGCCCCTGGATGCGGCCTTGAACGGGTTGAGGGCCGGTGACTTCAATTGGCTGGTGATCAGCAGCATCACCACCGTCCGGGTTTTGTTGGAGAAGGCCGCGCAGCGCGGAGTCGTGCTCACGGATCTCGTTCCGCCGGGAACGAAAGTCGCCACTATTGGTTCTTCATCCCGGCAGGTTCTTGAATCGGTTGGCCTCACCGTCGCGTTGGCTCCTGCAGATGTCCAGTCCGCAGAAGGCCTCCTTGCTGTGTGGGATACGTCCGCTGAGCGCGTTTTCCTTCCGCAAGCTGATATCGCCGCGCCAGGCCTGCGCGAGGGACTGACGGCCAAGGGCGCGAAGGTGACCTCCGTCGTCGCCTACCGGACGGTGGACTACCCTGCCCGCGCGGAACTGCGCCTGACCGCGGACCTTCCCTCCGGCGTCGTCATGTCCGACGCCGACGCTTCGCCGATCCTCAGCGTCGAAGAGACACGGGCGGCACTGGACTCAGAAAACCTTGATGCCATGGTGGCTGCCTCTCCCAGCGCAGCGCGCCGAATAGCTGCCACGTTGCTGCCCTTGGGCAGTTGCCGGCTGATCGCCATTGGACGTCCGACGGCGGCGGAAGCGACCAGGCTTGGCCTCACCGTGGCTGCCACCGCCAAAGAACCAACTCCGGACGGCATCGTGGCCGCCCTGGAATCTGTTTTTGCCAACGAAGGGAATACGCAATGA
- the hemC gene encoding hydroxymethylbilane synthase: MTVRIGTRASKLALTQTQQTADRLAAVGGFPVELVHIKTEGDVKTGSLSQMGGTGVFVAALRDALLAETCDVAVHSLKDLPTGAALGLSIAATPKRVDVRDVLCARNGMTLAELPGGAKVGTGSPRRAAQLRAARPDIEVLDIRGNVDTRLGRVPGLPGNVTDEVVPGKSCDLDAVVLAAAGLERMDRLDTVSEFFESDVMLPAPGQGALAIECRTADAPRVAGSTEGSNGVLAQALAALDDNDTRLAVTAERAVLARLEAGCAAPVGAYAFRKGSMLHLEAVVCAVDGTKTVREKKATDGLTEVGATLLGIEVAELLLAAGAAEIADLAAS, encoded by the coding sequence GTGACTGTTCGCATCGGCACCAGGGCGAGCAAGCTTGCCCTGACGCAGACGCAGCAAACAGCGGACCGCTTGGCTGCAGTTGGCGGTTTCCCGGTGGAACTCGTGCACATCAAGACCGAAGGCGACGTCAAGACCGGCTCGCTTTCCCAGATGGGCGGTACGGGTGTGTTCGTCGCGGCCCTTCGGGATGCCCTCCTCGCCGAGACCTGTGATGTTGCCGTGCACTCCCTCAAGGACCTGCCCACGGGGGCGGCACTTGGCTTGAGCATCGCCGCAACACCCAAGCGGGTGGATGTCCGCGATGTCCTTTGTGCACGCAACGGTATGACCCTCGCTGAGCTACCAGGCGGGGCCAAAGTCGGCACAGGCTCACCACGGCGTGCCGCTCAACTTCGGGCTGCGCGTCCGGACATTGAGGTGTTGGATATCCGTGGAAACGTGGATACGCGCCTCGGCCGGGTTCCGGGTTTGCCGGGAAATGTTACGGATGAAGTTGTCCCCGGCAAATCGTGCGATCTTGACGCCGTGGTATTGGCCGCTGCTGGCTTGGAACGCATGGATCGCCTGGACACCGTGAGCGAGTTCTTCGAGTCCGACGTCATGTTGCCGGCCCCGGGACAAGGAGCGCTGGCGATCGAGTGCCGGACTGCTGACGCTCCGCGTGTGGCAGGCTCCACCGAGGGATCCAACGGAGTGCTGGCGCAGGCCCTTGCGGCGTTGGATGACAACGACACCCGCCTTGCAGTCACTGCCGAACGCGCCGTCCTGGCACGTCTTGAAGCCGGCTGTGCAGCTCCCGTGGGGGCTTACGCCTTCCGGAAGGGCAGCATGCTGCATCTTGAAGCAGTGGTCTGTGCCGTGGATGGCACCAAGACTGTGCGGGAGAAGAAGGCCACCGACGGCCTCACGGAGGTCGGAGCGACGTTGCTTGGCATTGAAGTGGCCGAGCTTTTGCTCGCTGCAGGCGCCGCGGAGATCGCGGATCTTGCCGCATCCTGA
- a CDS encoding ferrochelatase, with protein MTGPAVSTAQNAVTERGRQEAKHYDAVLLASFGGPEGQEDVIPFLRNVTRGRGIPDERLEEVSHHYRAFGGISPINQQNRELKAAIEAELAKRDIELPVLWGNRNWDPYIAPVLQDAYDAGHRRILMLTTSIYSCYSSCRQYREDIGIALTETGLDGKLEVDKIRQYFDHPGVVQPFLEGTAAGLEEIRGKLAAAGVADPDSKIRVLFATHSIPTRDAEAAGRSEDEPREFAEGSAYAAQHLANAQAIMDVVAPNVAWDLVYQSRSGAPHIPWLEPDINDHLEEIAPQGVRGVVIVPLGFVSDHMEVAWDLDTEALETCKNLNIEATRVPTPGTHAAFVSGLVDLICERTVENNIAERPHVTDLGPWYDVCRPNCCENFRGAKPVISEVGAGIGIGHDPYPAPEVAK; from the coding sequence ATGACCGGCCCCGCTGTATCCACTGCACAGAACGCCGTCACTGAGCGTGGCCGCCAGGAAGCCAAGCATTACGACGCCGTGCTGCTCGCTTCCTTCGGTGGGCCCGAAGGCCAGGAAGACGTCATCCCCTTCCTCCGCAACGTCACCCGTGGCCGGGGCATCCCGGACGAACGCCTCGAAGAGGTTTCGCACCACTACCGTGCTTTCGGCGGGATCAGCCCCATCAACCAGCAGAACCGTGAGCTGAAGGCCGCCATCGAGGCTGAGCTGGCCAAGCGGGACATCGAGCTGCCCGTACTTTGGGGCAACCGCAACTGGGACCCTTACATTGCGCCCGTCCTGCAGGACGCTTACGACGCCGGACACCGCCGGATCCTGATGCTCACCACCAGCATCTACTCCTGTTACTCCAGCTGCCGCCAATACCGCGAGGACATTGGCATCGCCCTGACGGAAACGGGCTTGGACGGTAAGCTCGAGGTGGACAAGATCCGCCAGTACTTCGACCACCCCGGCGTGGTTCAACCCTTCCTTGAGGGCACCGCCGCCGGTCTGGAAGAGATCCGCGGCAAGCTGGCCGCTGCCGGCGTTGCTGATCCGGACTCGAAGATCCGGGTGCTGTTCGCCACGCACTCCATTCCTACCCGGGATGCAGAGGCCGCGGGCAGATCCGAGGACGAGCCGCGCGAATTCGCTGAGGGTTCGGCTTACGCTGCGCAACACCTCGCCAATGCCCAGGCCATCATGGACGTTGTTGCACCGAATGTCGCTTGGGACCTGGTGTACCAATCCCGCTCCGGCGCCCCGCACATTCCCTGGCTCGAGCCGGACATCAATGACCACCTTGAGGAGATCGCTCCCCAAGGCGTCCGCGGCGTGGTGATCGTTCCCCTTGGGTTTGTCAGCGACCATATGGAAGTTGCCTGGGACCTGGACACCGAGGCACTGGAAACCTGCAAAAACCTCAACATTGAAGCCACACGCGTTCCCACCCCGGGTACCCATGCGGCCTTCGTGTCCGGCCTGGTGGACCTCATTTGTGAGCGCACGGTGGAGAACAACATCGCAGAACGTCCGCACGTGACTGATCTGGGCCCTTGGTACGACGTCTGCCGTCCCAACTGCTGCGAGAACTTCCGCGGAGCCAAGCCCGTCATCTCAGAAGTAGGCGCAGGGATCGGCATCGGCCATGACCCCTATCCTGCCCCGGAGGTTGCCAAGTGA